One genomic segment of Marinitoga piezophila KA3 includes these proteins:
- a CDS encoding GAF domain-containing sensor histidine kinase — MDCENDILSNFELMAELSSQLTGEENEKEFMKKLLSVAIKSIPEAEAGTIWLIDNTLYKAVVGYNYDDDIVEKLIVPLEDSYIYKYIDVQDIIEIDAFKEFKNPSRIFHENVKQLHEKHENMITLAYPLKVGDEIKGHIYVDNFRLKKFSETAKKSLKIFGSFASTFLTLKSLRDEEKKANEMNSVYLSFITHEVRTPLTAILGYSESILRGKDNLTTEEIFDLVKRIYLSSKHMNSLISDLSTFNKLNREEEMNFTEVHLKFLVYESISIVEPQLSPEVELNIKFENNIPEMIETDPLKMKQILVNIVGNAIKYTDEGYVNVHISFDNKTKEFVIMVKDTGPGIPEDKLNDIFKPFVRLAKNKPGSGLGLAIVKRLIEKLMGRIHVESEVGKGTTIELRFPQKITAEV, encoded by the coding sequence ATGGACTGCGAAAACGATATTTTATCAAATTTTGAATTAATGGCAGAACTTTCTTCACAATTAACCGGTGAAGAAAATGAAAAGGAATTTATGAAAAAATTATTGTCTGTTGCTATTAAAAGTATTCCTGAAGCAGAAGCTGGTACAATCTGGCTTATAGACAATACATTATATAAGGCTGTAGTTGGCTATAATTATGATGATGACATTGTTGAAAAACTTATAGTTCCTCTTGAGGATTCATATATTTACAAATATATAGATGTTCAGGATATTATAGAAATTGATGCTTTTAAAGAATTTAAGAATCCATCGAGGATTTTCCATGAAAATGTAAAACAGTTACATGAAAAACATGAAAATATGATTACCCTTGCTTATCCTTTAAAGGTTGGAGATGAAATTAAAGGGCATATATATGTTGATAATTTCAGACTTAAAAAGTTCAGTGAAACTGCTAAAAAATCTTTAAAAATATTTGGAAGTTTTGCCTCAACGTTTTTAACTTTAAAATCTCTTCGTGATGAGGAAAAGAAAGCAAATGAAATGAACAGTGTATATTTAAGTTTTATTACACATGAGGTTAGAACACCTTTAACTGCTATTTTAGGGTATTCTGAAAGTATTTTAAGGGGAAAGGATAATTTAACAACAGAAGAAATTTTCGATCTTGTAAAACGTATTTATCTCAGCTCAAAACATATGAACTCCCTTATTTCTGATTTATCAACCTTTAATAAATTAAATAGAGAAGAAGAAATGAACTTTACTGAGGTTCATTTGAAATTTCTTGTTTATGAGTCAATATCTATTGTTGAGCCACAACTTTCACCAGAAGTGGAATTAAATATTAAATTTGAAAATAATATCCCTGAGATGATAGAAACCGATCCATTAAAGATGAAGCAAATACTTGTAAATATCGTTGGAAATGCTATAAAATATACTGACGAGGGATATGTAAATGTTCATATTTCATTTGATAATAAAACAAAAGAGTTTGTTATTATGGTAAAAGATACAGGTCCTGGAATTCCAGAAGACAAACTTAATGATATATTTAAACCATTTGTTAGATTGGCTAAAAATAAGCCAGGTAGTGGTTTAGGTCTGGCAATTGTAAAACGTTTAATCGAAAAATTAATGGGAAGGATTCATGTTGAATCTGAAGTTGGAAAAGGTACAACTATTGAATTGAGATTTCCACAAAAAATAACAGCTGAGGTTTAA
- a CDS encoding TetR/AcrR family transcriptional regulator — protein sequence MNNDRKENYKEAKRKSIAEKALNLIIKKGLSSFTMDEVAKEAGVSKGTLYLYFDSKDSLIITAFSILVERLKKSLEIMIPENTSKEEKARAVIKLYVKVLKEFPSDDLLRLFEILINSIHNKNRAKELTNLFHEYYSQLFEMWEEFVPSKTAAVVLQAMFDGISIYKSVGVEFKEGELCEAFEYIIGKIIS from the coding sequence ATGAATAATGACCGTAAAGAAAATTATAAAGAAGCTAAAAGAAAAAGCATAGCAGAAAAAGCACTTAATTTAATAATAAAAAAGGGATTGTCCAGTTTTACCATGGATGAAGTAGCAAAAGAGGCTGGAGTATCAAAAGGAACATTATATCTATATTTTGATAGCAAAGATTCATTAATAATAACGGCATTTTCCATACTTGTTGAAAGGTTAAAAAAATCACTTGAAATTATGATTCCTGAAAATACTTCAAAAGAAGAAAAAGCACGTGCAGTAATAAAATTATATGTGAAAGTATTAAAAGAATTTCCATCAGATGATTTATTAAGATTATTTGAGATATTAATTAATTCTATACATAATAAAAATAGAGCTAAAGAATTAACCAATTTATTTCATGAATATTATTCTCAACTATTTGAAATGTGGGAAGAATTTGTGCCGTCAAAAACCGCTGCAGTTGTTTTACAGGCTATGTTTGATGGTATAAGTATATATAAATCTGTTGGAGTTGAGTTTAAAGAAGGGGAATTATGTGAAGCTTTTGAATATATAATAGGAAAAATAATTTCATAA
- the secG gene encoding preprotein translocase subunit SecG, producing MSALTVLAIIVHIVLSIALIYFALHRMQKNAELGGAFGSGAAHTMFGREKGFDPAAKMALWTGVLFMISSFIVTALLAR from the coding sequence GTGTCAGCATTAACAGTATTAGCCATTATAGTACATATAGTTTTATCCATTGCTTTAATCTATTTTGCATTACACAGAATGCAGAAAAATGCCGAACTTGGTGGAGCATTTGGTTCAGGTGCAGCTCATACAATGTTCGGTAGAGAAAAAGGATTTGATCCAGCTGCAAAAATGGCATTATGGACAGGAGTATTGTTTATGATTTCTTCATTTATAGTTACTGCACTTCTTGCGAGGTGA
- a CDS encoding thiamine ABC transporter substrate-binding protein: MKKGIVFLSVLLLSSLLFAKTLTVYVYDSLDWIKKGVIQKFENMYNVDVNVVVLGDGGTLLSRLKLEKKNPKADVVIGLDQSLSVLAINEDLVIPYKPLNISKIKDDLIYDKSYHLIPYDYGAIAIVYDPEKLKSVPKSFEDLTKLKKKLIIQDPRTSSTGQAFLLWTIAVYKDQWKDFWKRLKPAILTVTPGWGEAFAKFEAGEAPMMVSYATDGAYSYYYYKSTKYKAFIPQEGAYIQIEGAGIVKGTKNPELAKRFIEFLLFDDFQKEVPLNQWMFPVTNVKLPEAFKYALVPEKVLTIDSEELNKNLENWLDEWEEIMY; this comes from the coding sequence ATGAAAAAGGGTATTGTTTTTTTAAGTGTTTTATTATTATCTTCTTTGCTATTTGCAAAAACTCTAACTGTTTATGTTTATGACAGTTTGGACTGGATTAAGAAAGGGGTTATTCAGAAATTTGAAAATATGTATAACGTAGATGTAAATGTTGTTGTTCTTGGAGACGGGGGAACTTTGCTTTCACGACTTAAACTTGAAAAGAAAAATCCAAAGGCTGATGTAGTTATTGGTCTTGATCAGTCGCTTTCTGTGTTGGCCATTAATGAAGATCTGGTAATTCCATATAAACCTTTAAATATTTCAAAGATAAAAGATGACTTAATCTATGATAAAAGTTATCATTTAATTCCATATGATTATGGTGCAATTGCTATTGTTTATGATCCAGAAAAATTAAAATCCGTTCCTAAAAGTTTTGAAGATTTAACAAAGTTAAAAAAGAAATTGATTATTCAGGATCCACGAACTTCCAGTACAGGTCAGGCATTTTTGTTATGGACAATAGCAGTATATAAAGATCAATGGAAAGATTTCTGGAAAAGGTTAAAACCAGCAATATTAACAGTTACACCAGGTTGGGGAGAAGCCTTTGCAAAATTTGAAGCTGGTGAAGCGCCTATGATGGTAAGTTATGCTACAGATGGCGCTTATTCATATTATTATTATAAGAGCACCAAGTATAAAGCTTTTATTCCTCAAGAGGGAGCTTATATTCAAATAGAAGGCGCTGGTATTGTAAAAGGAACAAAGAATCCTGAGCTTGCAAAAAGATTTATTGAATTCTTATTGTTTGATGATTTTCAAAAAGAAGTGCCTTTAAATCAATGGATGTTCCCGGTAACTAACGTAAAACTTCCTGAAGCATTTAAGTATGCTCTTGTTCCTGAAAAGGTTTTAACAATAGATTCAGAAGAATTGAACAAGAATCTTGAAAATTGGTTAGATGAATGGGAAGAAATTATGTATTAA
- a CDS encoding S-layer homology domain-containing protein — MRKALLVMALVLFGIYSFAFVDVPEDHWAYEYVMDLANRGILPMEDNFNPDVVLTKAEVAELLSDTLTYIENDPVLAKAEDIKRVETVMGLLNKKLDDALSVKSDVSKLKGETSRKLLETKYMVLDLGDRVTSLENALSKNTDDVSVNTENIDGLWEELETLQSDLDYVSGENVKAHEELKALIAKKADVEKVKELSEELNKVSTKLETITKVAYRAFNNADMVVEDMLDLSDSVDSLNTKVSTIEGNVNANTEKINAVEEKANSANTMAMVGIGAAVLAAVLAFVF, encoded by the coding sequence ATGCGTAAAGCACTTTTAGTAATGGCATTAGTACTTTTTGGTATCTATTCATTTGCGTTTGTTGATGTTCCAGAGGATCACTGGGCATATGAATACGTTATGGATTTAGCAAACAGAGGTATTCTTCCTATGGAAGATAACTTCAATCCAGATGTTGTTTTAACAAAAGCTGAAGTTGCTGAATTATTATCAGACACATTAACTTACATTGAAAACGACCCTGTATTGGCAAAAGCAGAAGATATAAAAAGAGTAGAAACAGTTATGGGATTATTAAACAAAAAATTAGATGATGCTTTATCAGTAAAAAGTGATGTATCAAAACTTAAAGGTGAAACTTCAAGAAAATTATTGGAAACAAAATACATGGTTCTTGATTTAGGGGATAGAGTAACTTCTCTTGAAAATGCATTAAGCAAAAATACTGATGATGTTTCTGTAAACACAGAAAATATTGATGGTTTATGGGAAGAATTAGAAACATTACAGAGCGATCTTGACTATGTATCAGGTGAAAATGTAAAAGCTCATGAAGAATTAAAAGCTTTAATTGCTAAAAAAGCTGATGTTGAAAAAGTTAAAGAACTTTCAGAAGAATTAAACAAGGTTTCTACAAAGTTAGAAACAATAACGAAAGTTGCTTACAGAGCATTTAATAATGCAGATATGGTTGTTGAAGATATGTTAGATTTAAGTGATTCAGTTGATTCTTTAAATACAAAAGTTTCTACAATTGAAGGAAATGTTAATGCTAACACAGAAAAAATAAATGCAGTAGAAGAAAAAGCTAATTCCGCAAATACCATGGCCATGGTTGGAATTGGAGCAGCAGTATTAGCAGCTGTATTAGCATTTGTATTTTAA
- a CDS encoding DMT family transporter: MLKAYFLLLFVTFIWGSTFPLIKMTVGENDVYIFLTLRFAIASLLSFLIWKKQNFKYGMIIGIFIALGYITQTIGLTLTTASKSGFITSLYIIMVPFFSYLVEKEKAHLNHIIALPFAITGSYLLSGGISGFNFGDFLTLLCAIFFALSMVYITKYSKIEKETSLLGYQFLFVAVLNGALSLTKPIHITLPMIGTALFTAVLATIFATLVQLKYQKVVSTNTTAFIFIGEPIFAMLSSFIILHERMTSTQIIGGIILIIALVIASLNFTRKTNKENYIEKGVEEEI, translated from the coding sequence ATGTTAAAAGCATACTTTTTATTGCTATTTGTAACCTTCATCTGGGGAAGTACATTTCCTCTAATAAAAATGACAGTTGGAGAAAATGATGTTTATATCTTTTTAACCTTAAGATTTGCAATAGCATCATTGCTTTCATTTCTAATCTGGAAAAAGCAAAACTTTAAATACGGTATGATAATAGGAATATTCATTGCTCTTGGATATATTACGCAAACAATAGGATTAACTCTTACAACAGCTTCAAAAAGCGGATTTATAACATCATTATATATAATCATGGTTCCATTTTTTTCGTATCTTGTAGAAAAAGAAAAAGCGCATTTAAACCATATTATAGCATTACCTTTTGCAATTACAGGTTCTTATCTATTATCAGGAGGAATTTCAGGATTTAATTTTGGCGATTTTCTCACATTATTATGCGCAATATTCTTTGCATTATCAATGGTATATATTACAAAGTATTCAAAGATAGAAAAAGAAACATCATTACTTGGATATCAATTCTTATTTGTTGCAGTATTAAATGGTGCATTATCATTAACAAAACCCATTCATATAACTCTTCCTATGATTGGCACAGCATTGTTTACAGCAGTTCTTGCTACAATATTTGCAACACTTGTACAATTAAAATATCAAAAAGTTGTTTCCACCAATACCACAGCATTTATATTTATTGGAGAACCAATATTTGCAATGCTATCATCATTTATAATATTGCACGAAAGAATGACGTCAACACAAATAATAGGCGGAATAATACTCATTATAGCTCTTGTAATTGCATCATTAAACTTTACCAGAAAAACAAATAAAGAGAATTATATTGAAAAAGGAGTTGAAGAAGAAATATGA
- a CDS encoding radical SAM protein codes for MKILDNMKNMMMKQASKLVTNVVRNSEVEDLAKLLRTLEKFAKEPTKSGLRKLAEGAERKDPMLVKWSELFKKASPKVVEKIINNLIINEFAVGEKVRQEKMHEYEVVLPKLAVISPTYACNLRCVGCYAGLYGHKYQLSKEEIFSVIRQFNDLGIYFFIITGGEPFIYPYLFDVLEEFNDSYFMIYTNGTLIDEEKAKRLAELGNATLSVSVEGFEEMTDWRRGKGVFKKVLNAWELLTKHGVIYGASITATRKNHDLITSDEFWNFLKEHNVAYAWIFQFMPVGMDPTMDLVPTPEQRYERFLITEEKRLNGDFAFVADFWNHGFLTHGCLAAGSKYLHINAKGYVEPCVFQQFAVDSIREKSIIEILKSPFFEAYKRTIPYSNNLFRPCPIIDNPRVLRSMVKKFNAIPQHSGSEKVITELAPELDKLAEGWKEYADKLWYEKGYAEKYPAKRGIYNYETRMRRYADNEEKLALDKKA; via the coding sequence ATGAAAATCCTTGATAATATGAAAAACATGATGATGAAACAGGCTTCAAAATTGGTAACAAATGTTGTTAGAAACTCAGAGGTTGAAGATCTTGCAAAATTATTGAGAACACTGGAAAAATTTGCAAAAGAACCAACAAAAAGCGGTTTAAGGAAACTTGCCGAAGGCGCTGAAAGAAAAGATCCAATGCTTGTAAAATGGTCAGAGTTATTCAAAAAAGCCAGTCCAAAAGTTGTAGAAAAGATAATAAACAATCTTATTATCAATGAATTTGCAGTTGGTGAAAAGGTAAGGCAGGAAAAAATGCATGAATATGAAGTTGTTCTTCCAAAACTTGCTGTTATAAGTCCAACATATGCATGTAATTTAAGATGTGTGGGATGTTATGCAGGACTTTATGGTCATAAATATCAACTTTCAAAGGAAGAAATATTTAGCGTAATAAGACAATTTAATGATCTTGGAATATACTTCTTCATAATCACCGGCGGTGAACCATTTATTTATCCTTACTTATTCGATGTTCTTGAAGAATTTAATGACTCATATTTCATGATTTATACAAACGGTACATTAATAGATGAAGAAAAAGCAAAAAGACTTGCAGAACTTGGAAATGCAACATTATCCGTATCTGTTGAAGGCTTTGAAGAAATGACAGATTGGAGAAGAGGAAAAGGTGTATTCAAAAAAGTATTAAATGCATGGGAATTATTAACCAAACATGGAGTAATATATGGAGCTTCAATTACTGCAACAAGAAAGAATCATGACCTAATAACAAGCGATGAATTCTGGAACTTCTTAAAAGAGCACAATGTTGCATATGCATGGATATTCCAGTTTATGCCTGTTGGAATGGATCCAACAATGGATCTTGTTCCTACACCAGAACAGAGATATGAAAGATTCCTTATAACAGAAGAAAAGAGACTTAATGGAGACTTTGCATTTGTTGCAGACTTCTGGAATCACGGATTCTTAACTCATGGTTGTTTAGCAGCTGGTTCAAAATATTTGCATATTAATGCAAAAGGTTATGTAGAACCATGTGTATTCCAGCAATTTGCAGTAGATAGCATTAGAGAAAAGAGCATTATAGAAATATTAAAATCACCATTCTTTGAAGCATATAAGAGAACAATACCATATTCAAACAATCTCTTTAGACCATGTCCAATTATAGACAATCCACGAGTATTAAGATCAATGGTAAAGAAATTCAATGCAATTCCACAGCATTCAGGAAGCGAAAAAGTCATAACAGAATTGGCACCAGAACTTGATAAACTTGCAGAAGGCTGGAAAGAATATGCGGATAAGTTATGGTATGAAAAGGGATATGCAGAAAAATATCCAGCAAAAAGAGGTATATATAATTATGAAACACGTATGAGAAGATATGCAGATAACGAAGAAAAACTTGCTCTTGATAAAAAAGCATAA
- a CDS encoding NUDIX hydrolase, producing MNIEKIKNIYKDYKPDLISEFKRFAVTIPLVEIDNEVNIVFEIRADHLPQPREVSLPGGAVEKGEEIYDAALRELNEELGIKKEKVRLISQLDYFTTPFNFVIYPFLIEIKDFDISDIRPNEEVKEYFFVPLKFFLNNEPLKYKVNIKMEPPEDYPYHLIPNGKNYNWRKGYYKTLFYLYENKIIWGLTARIIDDFKNTLKIFSLTF from the coding sequence ATGAATATAGAAAAGATCAAAAATATTTATAAAGATTATAAACCAGATTTGATTTCTGAATTTAAACGATTTGCTGTAACAATACCTCTTGTGGAAATAGATAATGAGGTAAATATTGTTTTTGAAATTCGTGCAGATCATTTACCTCAACCTCGCGAGGTAAGTTTGCCAGGAGGCGCTGTTGAAAAAGGTGAAGAAATATATGATGCTGCTTTAAGAGAATTAAATGAAGAATTGGGGATTAAAAAAGAAAAAGTACGATTAATCTCTCAACTTGATTATTTCACAACACCTTTTAATTTTGTTATATATCCATTTCTTATAGAAATTAAAGATTTTGATATTTCTGATATTCGACCTAATGAAGAAGTGAAAGAGTACTTTTTTGTTCCTTTAAAATTTTTCTTAAATAATGAACCATTGAAGTATAAGGTAAATATAAAAATGGAACCACCAGAAGATTATCCTTATCATTTAATTCCAAATGGCAAGAATTATAATTGGAGAAAGGGATATTATAAAACACTTTTTTATCTTTACGAAAACAAAATTATATGGGGATTAACAGCAAGAATTATAGATGATTTTAAAAATACATTGAAAATTTTTTCATTAACATTTTGA
- the rpmE gene encoding 50S ribosomal protein L31, with protein sequence MKKGIHPEMKLITVKCACGAEHQLYSTEDNFRVDVCSHCHPFYLGETSSQIIDTEGRVQKFKNKYAKFLNS encoded by the coding sequence ATGAAAAAAGGGATACACCCAGAAATGAAGCTTATTACTGTAAAATGTGCATGTGGAGCAGAACATCAACTTTACAGTACAGAAGATAATTTCCGTGTTGATGTTTGTTCACACTGTCACCCATTCTACCTTGGTGAAACAAGTTCACAAATCATCGACACAGAAGGTAGAGTACAGAAGTTTAAGAATAAGTATGCTAAATTCCTTAACTCATAA
- the tyrS gene encoding tyrosine--tRNA ligase produces the protein MDVEKQLEIIKRNTVDLINEEELKERLKEKSKLRIKLGVDPSRPDLHLGHAVVLKKLREFQDLGHQVVLIIGDFTARIGDPSGRSKTRPMLTLEEVKKNAESYQKQAFKILDKEKTEVRYNGEWFDKMTFHDVVKLSSHYTVARMLERDDFAKRLANNEPISVSEFLYPLAQAYDSVMVESDIEIGGTDQLFNLLVGRKIQEAYGQKSQIVLTMPIIEGTDGHLKMSKSYDNYIAFEDEPFDMYGKVMSIPDTLILKYMRLATDVPENEIKEYEKQMKENSVNPRDIKMKLAYEIVKFFHGKEKAEYAQNEFVKVFQKKDIPDEMEELTVEKEITAIDLLMKTNSISSKSEAKRLIKQGGVRINKTKINDPFQLLEIKDNDILRIGKRRFFNLKTK, from the coding sequence GTGGACGTAGAAAAGCAGCTTGAGATAATAAAAAGAAACACAGTTGATTTAATCAATGAAGAGGAATTAAAGGAAAGACTTAAAGAAAAAAGTAAATTAAGAATTAAATTAGGAGTAGATCCATCAAGGCCGGATCTACATCTTGGTCATGCTGTAGTATTAAAAAAATTAAGAGAATTTCAGGATTTAGGCCATCAAGTTGTACTTATCATTGGTGACTTCACTGCAAGAATTGGTGATCCTTCAGGAAGATCAAAAACAAGACCTATGCTCACCCTTGAAGAAGTAAAGAAAAATGCAGAATCCTATCAAAAACAGGCATTTAAAATCTTAGACAAAGAAAAAACAGAGGTTAGATATAATGGTGAATGGTTTGACAAAATGACATTCCACGATGTAGTTAAACTTTCCTCACATTACACCGTTGCAAGAATGCTTGAAAGAGATGATTTTGCCAAACGTCTTGCAAACAATGAACCTATTAGCGTATCTGAATTTTTATATCCTCTTGCTCAGGCATATGATTCAGTAATGGTTGAGTCTGACATTGAAATAGGGGGAACTGATCAATTATTTAATTTATTGGTTGGAAGAAAAATTCAGGAAGCATATGGCCAGAAATCACAAATTGTATTAACAATGCCTATAATTGAGGGAACAGATGGCCATCTAAAAATGAGTAAATCATATGATAATTACATTGCATTTGAAGATGAACCATTTGATATGTATGGAAAAGTAATGTCTATTCCTGACACATTAATATTGAAGTATATGAGACTTGCCACAGATGTTCCAGAAAACGAAATAAAAGAATATGAAAAACAAATGAAAGAAAATTCAGTAAATCCAAGAGACATAAAAATGAAACTCGCATATGAAATTGTAAAATTCTTCCATGGAAAAGAAAAGGCGGAATATGCTCAAAATGAATTTGTAAAAGTTTTCCAGAAAAAGGATATTCCCGATGAAATGGAAGAATTAACAGTTGAAAAAGAAATAACAGCTATTGATTTATTAATGAAAACGAATTCAATTTCAAGTAAAAGTGAAGCAAAAAGATTAATAAAGCAGGGTGGAGTTAGAATAAATAAAACGAAAATCAATGATCCTTTCCAATTATTGGAAATTAAAGACAATGACATTCTAAGAATTGGAAAAAGAAGGTTTTTTAACCTCAAAACAAAGTAA
- a CDS encoding type I phosphomannose isomerase catalytic subunit, translating into MFDEILKSKPIFVEKVWGDFSLNKDFNIENMDKIGEVWLFSGFEGYETELYGMESNNSYGKPSEYIKDIFGMELPRIPLLLKLISTTQWLSIQVHPDDDIARNAENEPWGKTEAWYFLNEKNEIFISNDVEKNKKAIESENWDEVFKPTILNKNDLLFIPAGVVHTLGPDSKLLEIQQTSNLTYRLYDWGRPREIHVEKGKNALKNCPFVIANSPKEFKTQYFTIFEKDNGETIKGPGIFVEFETYETFIIPFNLEYTTKKKGLFFTL; encoded by the coding sequence ATGTTTGATGAAATATTAAAGTCAAAACCTATTTTTGTTGAAAAGGTATGGGGTGATTTTTCTTTAAATAAAGATTTTAATATTGAAAATATGGATAAAATAGGAGAAGTATGGTTATTCTCCGGATTTGAGGGTTATGAAACGGAACTTTATGGTATGGAATCAAATAATTCTTATGGAAAGCCTTCTGAATATATAAAAGATATTTTTGGAATGGAATTACCTCGTATTCCGTTATTGTTAAAGTTAATATCAACCACTCAATGGCTTTCAATTCAGGTTCATCCAGATGATGATATTGCAAGAAACGCTGAAAATGAACCATGGGGAAAGACTGAAGCATGGTATTTTTTAAATGAAAAGAATGAAATTTTTATTTCTAATGATGTTGAGAAAAATAAAAAAGCTATTGAATCTGAAAATTGGGATGAAGTTTTTAAACCAACTATACTTAATAAAAATGATTTATTATTTATTCCAGCAGGAGTTGTTCATACACTTGGTCCAGATTCAAAATTGCTTGAAATTCAACAAACTTCAAATCTTACATATAGATTATATGATTGGGGAAGGCCAAGGGAAATTCATGTTGAAAAAGGTAAAAATGCTTTGAAGAATTGTCCATTTGTAATTGCTAATTCACCAAAAGAATTTAAAACGCAATATTTTACTATATTTGAAAAAGATAATGGTGAAACTATTAAAGGACCTGGAATTTTTGTGGAATTTGAAACATATGAAACATTTATAATTCCTTTTAATTTAGAATATACAACAAAAAAGAAAGGACTATTCTTTACATTATGA
- a CDS encoding HesA/MoeB/ThiF family protein: MRYNRHEILFGRDFEKIRNSSIMVCGAGGLGSNVLMQISRLGVKKIHIYDNGILDEPDLNRQILYDIEDIGKKKVIAAKEKLEKINPEVKYYIYDEKITEDTKFPDVDIIIDCLDNFEGRKIIDKRAFEKNIPYIHGGVEGYYGQVTDIIPGKTKRLFEIFGDIEDTGETKYVVPYAVSMIASLQVSETIKIITGDYENALINKLMIMDLKYNTFDIIEIN, translated from the coding sequence TTGAGATATAATCGACATGAAATCCTATTTGGAAGAGATTTTGAAAAAATAAGAAACTCAAGTATTATGGTTTGTGGGGCAGGAGGTTTAGGAAGTAACGTTTTAATGCAAATTTCAAGATTAGGTGTAAAGAAAATACATATATATGACAATGGAATTCTCGATGAACCTGATCTAAATAGACAGATATTATATGATATTGAAGATATTGGAAAAAAGAAGGTTATTGCAGCAAAAGAAAAGTTAGAAAAAATCAATCCAGAAGTAAAGTATTATATATATGATGAAAAAATAACAGAAGACACTAAATTCCCTGATGTAGATATAATAATAGATTGTCTGGATAACTTTGAAGGTCGTAAAATAATTGATAAAAGAGCATTTGAAAAAAATATTCCTTATATTCATGGTGGTGTGGAAGGGTATTATGGGCAGGTAACAGATATTATTCCCGGGAAAACAAAGCGACTATTTGAAATCTTTGGAGATATTGAAGATACAGGAGAAACAAAATATGTTGTTCCATATGCTGTATCCATGATAGCTTCACTTCAGGTAAGTGAAACCATAAAAATTATTACAGGAGATTACGAAAATGCACTTATAAACAAATTAATGATAATGGATTTAAAATATAATACATTTGATATAATAGAAATAAACTAG
- a CDS encoding FmdB family zinc ribbon protein produces the protein MPIYRYVCQECGHEFTVMHGMNETPEVFCEKCGGVAKKGIGRVGIAFKGSGFYINDSKSSSTSKSTTSTTGSNSK, from the coding sequence ATGCCGATTTATAGATATGTTTGTCAGGAATGCGGTCATGAATTTACTGTAATGCATGGAATGAATGAAACTCCTGAAGTTTTTTGTGAAAAATGCGGTGGAGTTGCTAAAAAAGGTATAGGAAGAGTGGGTATTGCATTTAAAGGAAGCGGTTTTTATATAAATGATTCAAAGTCATCTTCAACTTCTAAATCTACGACATCAACAACTGGTAGTAATAGTAAGTAA
- a CDS encoding S1 RNA-binding domain-containing protein translates to MEVVFVTKSTAFGETVKVTVKDIKKFGAFVTLESGEEGFIHISKISNDYVKNISDFLKVGQELEGKIIGKTKDGKVELSLKTEDAQEEKKDEEFEKKLSRFLKDSDRKLSEYSRRLDKKRGGKGRR, encoded by the coding sequence ATGGAGGTAGTATTTGTGACTAAAAGTACGGCATTTGGGGAAACTGTGAAAGTAACGGTAAAAGACATTAAAAAATTCGGAGCTTTTGTTACATTAGAATCTGGTGAAGAAGGATTTATTCACATTTCTAAAATTTCAAATGACTACGTAAAGAACATCTCAGACTTTTTAAAGGTTGGACAGGAACTCGAAGGAAAAATTATCGGAAAAACAAAAGACGGAAAAGTTGAACTCTCCTTAAAAACTGAAGATGCTCAGGAAGAAAAGAAAGATGAAGAATTCGAAAAGAAACTTTCAAGATTCTTAAAAGACAGCGACAGGAAACTTTCTGAGTATTCAAGAAGACTTGATAAGAAAAGAGGTGGCAAGGGGAGAAGATAA